In a genomic window of Cyclopterus lumpus isolate fCycLum1 chromosome 13, fCycLum1.pri, whole genome shotgun sequence:
- the bicra gene encoding BRD4-interacting chromatin-remodeling complex-associated protein isoform X4 — MDDEDGRCLLDVICDPEALNDFLHGSETHGHVPEVQPAVQLSANEPAGLPRVSVDLDFLEDDDILGGSPGGEGGSNGIGTNHEPCDILQQSLAEANITEQSLQEAEAELDLGSFGIPGLTQVVQTLPDASLSGAGGTAVGVGVGVGGAAAIFPGSAPSTTATPHNATADMLGSVLAQQGLQLQPQVMNKTISVQPFMQPMGLGNVTLQPISSLQTLPNGSQSGHLGIGQIQVVGQPTVMTINQSGQPILAKAMGGYQLHQSGPEVSGAGSQAGIGGSGGGLLIQGNKATLGSPALNGPAVCVSSTNSSSGGTMTAPAGLLGFGSTTLSSGMGPQVQTQGQIMQNVIIQRTPTPIQPKPPQGGAIQPKLFKQQQQHPQPAPQPLQNDAHKALGLQQIPVSAAQNVAFLTGKPGSNVVLSTQATTQGQQFQQTIFKQQAAQPSGKPLSVHLLNQQGSIVIPSQTVLQGQNHQFLLPQLQAGGQILTQHPGGHIITSQGPGGQLIANQILTANQNINLGQMLTSQGHPGAAHILSGSIQLQPGQMGTPTLFQMPVSLAQSQSQTQTHTVSGHAQTVIQGMPIQNSLTMLSQVEGLSPAVSLQPALQPQLGGVPSSSSSSTGAATMAQGQPGECVTVLGSSTDQAAHPTQQHAAQSSILAMQPGSSVSTITTVPSSSPSMSVSTSSSVTAVGLVPHQAQHSPGRLLFTNQGSSMILSQESLQMFLQQVPSGHQQSLKIQGMSPALSAHATLPLVADSPQPFQSPLTLTQQIQSPHHQQHPRPPSQPQPQSQTPSRSCTPSNHPQLFIVHNQMAESPQTAQQGQPQQTHIQVQLQPQPRPASQPATYQQDMPPMSQSPKPPPTPPAQHQFTVIPISTSATAAVKAQVPIQGLTAEQQHHLQLIGAQLQTLSTITQPSLQQKQLLEKLHQVQHNILLQAKQSTQPQVTSQFSSQQDVPVDKVVIAPSANTGPPAQLLSVLQPTPMLVKTPVTASSDLQVFSGAQGPAGAMLNQTVIPASLTQPVQVQPKPGVISSVGGITLGKGMQIQVLGASLTQMPAPQPPVPVQTQTTTMKMPFSAEPSKEARMLEQLRKQQGSVLHPNYSAPFHSVEDTLHRLLPYHLYQGTANSSQDYQRVDDEFETVSSHLLKRTQAMLDKYRYLLFAESKVFKPEQRLGPSAEMVMIDRMFIQEEKIALSQDRILAKERPEEFVANARMLGSGVSSQHTSSSEATSFSGGVPAAVPAPPPAAPAPAPLPNIAPNPPSAPAPALVPAPAPAPPSTNPFPPTKLVIKQGGGGASVSWSSSCPPAAASRLAEPTSQSSSFSRAPTASSSSSSSFNSTAADDDDALPQRTSKPPMKTYEARRRIGLKLKIKQDQTGFSKVVHNTALDPVHTPQPQQSSQSIPQPKTQPQFETAVPHPKSQPLSTPPSTVIRTQSPVCTASSASSVTTTTTQCNPPLRGNVAPNAAPSSSTSSSRTWSLSTSSSTQMNGTLDHSNVGRVKHNSASTATPSQTTCRLPLRKTYRENISPRVRPGVPGGGDESLSYPRPTPSPPRQEASPSPPSERTVIASVKVEKRGREASHTHAESSHETCRLGSAMQGLDEMDEVFNRGIKTAQHHHHVPQLLDREGAKERGEEHTDLETDVSKYKRVSGKNRHRAGGTFRMDPGPPSPESSFTRDSLLPAKRCKSDSPDMDNASFSSGSPPDDSLNEHLQCAIDSILNLQQEPSARGHHIKGGNSRSHQSQRPGGSAASSHRPSVPSSSSASSSSSLAQHPQVGGRGHNGSLVPQTQSR; from the exons ATGGATGATGAAGATGGCAGGTGCCTTCTAGATGTAATTTG TGACCCAGAAGCTCTCAATGACTTTCTTCATGGATCTGAGACCCAT GGCCATGTTCCAGAGGTCCAGCCTGCAGTCCAGTTGTCGGCCAATGAGCCAGCAGGCCTACCCAGAGTCAGTGTTGACCTGGACTTCCTGGAGGATGATGACATCTTGGGAGGTTCCCCGGGTGGTGAAGGTGGGAGCAATGGGATTGGGACAAATCACGAGCCATGTGACATCCTGCAGCAGAGTTTGGCTGAAGCCAACATCACAGAGCAAAGCTTACAGGAGGCAGAGGCTGAGCTGGACCTGGGCTCCTTTGGCATTCCTGGCCTTACACAGGTGGTACAGACACTGCCTGATGCCAGCCTCTCTGGGGCTGGAGGCACTGCCGTTGGTGTAGGCGTTGGTGTTGGGGGAGCAGCAGCAATTTTCCCTGGGTCAGCCCCGAGCACCACGGCTACTCCTCACAATGCCACAGCTGACATGCTGGGCTCTGTGCTTGCTCAGCAGGGCCTTCAACTCCAACCCCAGGTCATGAACAAGACCATTAGTGTTCAGCCATTTATGCAGCCCATGGGCCTGGGAAATGTGACTCTTCAACCCATTTCAAGTCTCCAAACCCTTCCTAATGGGAGTCAGTCTGGACATTTGGGTATCGGACAGATTCAGGTTGTGGGTCAACCTACAGTCATGACTATCAATCAGTCTGGGCAGCCAATCCTGGCTAAAGCCATGGGTGGTTACCAGCTGCACCAGTCTGGGCCAGAGGTATCAGGTGCTGGTTCTCAGGCGGGAATTGGAGGCTCAGGGGGTGGACTTCTGATCCAAGGTAACAAAGCCACTTTGGGATCTCCAGCTTTAAATGGACCGGCTGTTTGTGTCAGCAGcacaaacagcagcagtggcGGTACAATGACTGCTCCTGCTGGGCTTCTTGGCTTTGGCAGCACCACTCTAAGTTCAGGAATGGGACCCCAGGTGCAAACTCAAGGGCAAATAATGCAGAACGTGATCATCCAGCGCACACCAACACCCATTCAGCCTAAACCCCCTCAGGGGGGAGCCATCCAGCCAAAACTcttcaaacagcagcagcagcacccacAGCCAGCACCCCAACCGTTGCAAAACGATGCCCACAAGGCTTTAGGACTGCAACAAATTCCAGTTTCTGCTGCTCAGAATGTAGCCTTCCTGACAGGAAAGCCAGGCTCAAATGTTGTCCTAAGTACTCAAGCAACAACACAAGGCCAACAGTTTCAGCAAACCATATTCAAGCAACAAGCAGCACAACCATCTGGCAAGCCCCTCAGTGTACACTTGTTAAACCAACAAGGCAGCATCGTTATTCCCTCTCAGACAGTTCTGCAAGGTCAGAATCACCAGTTTCTCCTGCCACAGCTACAGGCAGGTGGGCAGATCCTGACCCAGCACCCTGGTGGGCACATCATAACTAGTCAGGGACCTGGTGGACAGCTCATCGCAAACCAGATTTTAACTGCAAACCAGAACATCAACTTGGGTCAAATGTTGACTTCACAGGGCCATCCTGGAGCTGCCCACATCCTATCTGGATCCATTCAGCTCCAACCTGGCCAGATGGGCACACCCACCCTCTTTCAGATGCCGGTCTCATTGGCCCAGAGTCAAAGCCAGACACAGACCCACACTGTCTCAGGTCATGCCCAGACAGTCATACAGGGCATGCCGATCCAGAACTCCCTTACCATGCTTAGCCAGGTGGAGGGGCTGAGTCCTGCGGTCAGCCTTCAGCCAGCCCTGCAACCTCAGCTCGGTGGtgttcccagcagcagcagcagcagcacaggagCTGCAACCATGGCTCAAGGCCAGCCTGGAGAGTGTGTTACTGTGCTGGGTAGCTCCACAGACCAGGCTGCTCATCCCACTCAGCAGCATGCAGCGCAATCCTCTATCCTCGCCATGCAACCAGGTTCCTCTGTGTCCACTATTACCACAGTaccctcttcttctccgtcCATGTCTGTgtccacctcttcctctgtcaCAGCAGTGGGGCTGGTCCCCCATCAGGCTCAGCACAGTCCAGGGAGGTTACTGTTCACCAACCAGGGCTCCAGTATGATCCTGAGCCAGGAGTCTCTGCAGATGTTCTTGCAACAG GTACCCAGTGGACATCAGCAGTCACTGAAGATCCAAGGCATGTCACCGGCATTGTCCGCTCATGCCACGTTACCCTTGGTGGCAGACAGCCCCCAGCCTTTCCAGTCTCCTCTCACTTTGACCCAGCAGATCCAGTCACCGCACCATCAACAGCATCCTCGTCCACCCTCTCAGCCTCAGCCGCAGTCTCAAACTCCCTCCCGCTCATGCACACCCTCAAATCATCCTCAGCTCTTTATTGTACATAACCAGATGGCAGAGTCCCCCCAAACCGCTCAGCAAGGCCAGCCgcagcagacacacattcaAGTTCAGCTTCAGCCTCAGCCACGACCGGCCTCACAGCCTGCCACTTATCAACAAGATATGCCTCCCATGTCACAGTCGCCCAAGCCTCCTCCTACACCACCTGCACAGCACCAGTTTACCGTTATTCCTATCAGCACTTCTGCCACTGCTGCAGTTAAAGCCCAGGTTCCCATCCAGGGCCtgacagcagagcagcagcaccacctgcAATTAATAGGAGCGCAACTTCAGACCCTGTCAACCATCACCCAGCCCTCACTTCAGCAGAAACAGCTGCTGGAGAAGCTACACCAG GTTCAGCATAACATCCTGCTGCAGGCCAAGCAGTCGACTCAGCCTCAAGTCACCAGTCAGTTCAGCTCCCAGCAAGACGTGCCTGTTGATAAAGTGGTGATTGCACCATCGGCCAACACTGGTCCACCTGCTCAGCTTCTCTCGGTGCTGCAGCCAACACCGATGCTCGTCAAAACACCTGTTACAG CATCAAGTGACTTACAGGTATTCTCAGGAGCCCAAGGGCCAGCTGGAGCAATGCTGAATCAGACTGTCATTCCTGCCAGCCTTACCCAGCCTGTACAG GTTCAGCCAAAGCCAGGGGTGATCAGCTCAGTTGGAGGGATAACTCTGGGGAAAGGAATGCAAATACAGGTGTTAGGAGCTAGTCTTACTCAAATGCCTGCTCCACAGCCTCCAGTTCCAGTCCAAACTCAG acaacaacaatgaaGATGCCTTTCAGTGCAGAGCCCAGCAAAGAGGCCAG GATGCTAGAACAGCTGAGGAAACAGCAGGGTTCAGTGCTTCACCCAAACTACAGTGCACCTTTCCACTCTGTTGAGGACACACTGCACAGACTGCTGCCTTACCATCTCTACCAGGGAACTGCCAACTCTTCTCAAGACTATCAAAGAG TGGATGATGAATTTGAGACTGTCTCCAGCCATCTGTTGAAAAGGACCCAGGCCATGCTGGATAAGTATCGCTACCTGCTCTTTGCCGAGTCAAAA GTGTTTAAACCTGAGCAGAGACTTGGCCCCTCGGCAGAGATGGTGATGATAGACCGGATGTTCATTCAGGAGGAGAAGATTGCGTTGAGTCAGGACAGGATTTTGGCCAAGGAGAGACCAG AGGAGTTTGTGGCAAACGCACGCATGTTGGGGAGTGGAGTTTCATCTCAACATACATCTTCTTCTGAGGCCACGTCTTTCAGTGGAGGTGTACCGGCTGCTGTCCCTGCTCCACCACCTGCCGCTCCTGCCCCAGCCCCTCTCCCAAACATTGCCCCAAATCCTCCTTCTGCACCCGCCCCTGCTCTAGTTCCTGCCCCAGCTCCAGCACCTCCTTCCACCAACCCTTTCCCCCCTACCAAATTAGTAATAAAGCAGGGTGGGGGCGGAGCCTCTGTGTCCTGGTCCAGCAGctgtcctccagctgcagcGAGCAGGCTGGCTGAACCCACCAGCCAGAGTTCCTCCTTCAGTCGCGCTCCaacagcatcctcctcctcctcttcgtccttcAACTCTACGGCAGCCGATGATGACGACGCTCTCCCACAAAGAACCAGCAAACCGCCTATGAAGACCTACGAGGCTCGCAGGAGAATTGGCTTGAAGCTGAAAATCAAACAAGATCAAACAGGGTTCAGTAAGGTGGTCCACAACACTGCCTTAGACCCAGTGCACACACCACAACCTCAGCAGAGCAGCCAGTCCATACCCCAGCCTAAGACTCAGCCCCAGTTTGAAACTGCTGTACCGCACCCAAAGTCCCAACCTTTATCAACCCCTCCTTCTACAGTCATCAGAACTCAGTCTCCTGTATGCACTGCTTCTTCTGCCTCATCGGTCACCACAACAACCACTCAGTGTAACCCACCACTGAGAGGTAATGTTGCCCCCAATGCAGCCCCatcttcctctacctcttcctccCGCACATGGTCattgtccacctcctcctctactcaAATGAATGGGACATTGGATCACAGCAACGTGGGTAGggtcaaacacaactctgcctcCACTGCCACTCCCTCACAGACAACGTGCCGTCTCCCCCTTCGAAAAACCTACCGGGAAAACATAAGTCCCCGGGTGAGACCTGGTGTCCCAGGGGGAGGAGACGAAAGTTTGTCCTACCCGAGACCCACGCCGTCACCCCCCAGGCAGGAggcctccccctctcccccctcagAGCGGACAGTTATAGCCAGTGTGAAggtggagaaaagaggaagggaggcctcacacactcacgcagaGTCAAGCCACGAAACGTGCCGATTGGGGAGTGCAATGCAGGGGCTGGACGAAATGGACGAGGTGTTTAACCGTGGTATCAAAACTGCacaacaccatcatcatgtcCCACAGCTCCTAGACAGGGAAGGGGcaaaggagagaggggaggagcaCACAGACTTAGAAACAGACGTAAGTAAATACAAGAGGGTGAGTGGGAAAAATAGACATAGGGCAGGTGGGACATTCAGAATGGACCCTGGGCCTCCCTCTCCGGAGTCCTCCTTCACACGAGACTCTTTGCTTCCCGCGAAACGCTGCAAGTCAGACTCTCCCGACATGGATAACGCCAGCTTCTCCAGCGGCAGCCCTCCGGATGACTCTCTAAACGAGCACCTGCAGTGTGCCATTGATAGCATCCTAAACCTGCAGCAGGAGCCCTCTGCCCGCGGGCACCACATTAAAGGGGGCAACAGCAGGTCACACCAAAGCCAGCGCCCAGGGGGCTCGGCAGCATCATCCCACAGACCCTCAgtaccatcctcctcctctgcttcctcatcctcctccttggCCCAGCACCCTCAGGTCGGTGGCCGTGGCCACAATGGCAGCCTGGTTCCTCAGACTCAAAGCAGATAA
- the bicra gene encoding BRD4-interacting chromatin-remodeling complex-associated protein isoform X3: protein MDDEDGRCLLDVICDPEALNDFLHGSETHGHVPEVQPAVQLSANEPAGLPRVSVDLDFLEDDDILGGSPGGEGGSNGIGTNHEPCDILQQSLAEANITEQSLQEAEAELDLGSFGIPGLTQVVQTLPDASLSGAGGTAVGVGVGVGGAAAIFPGSAPSTTATPHNATADMLGSVLAQQGLQLQPQVMNKTISVQPFMQPMGLGNVTLQPISSLQTLPNGSQSGHLGIGQIQVVGQPTVMTINQSGQPILAKAMGGYQLHQSGPEVSGAGSQAGIGGSGGGLLIQGNKATLGSPALNGPAVCVSSTNSSSGGTMTAPAGLLGFGSTTLSSGMGPQVQTQGQIMQNVIIQRTPTPIQPKPPQGGAIQPKLFKQQQQHPQPAPQPLQNDAHKALGLQQIPVSAAQNVAFLTGKPGSNVVLSTQATTQGQQFQQTIFKQQAAQPSGKPLSVHLLNQQGSIVIPSQTVLQGQNHQFLLPQLQAGGQILTQHPGGHIITSQGPGGQLIANQILTANQNINLGQMLTSQGHPGAAHILSGSIQLQPGQMGTPTLFQMPVSLAQSQSQTQTHTVSGHAQTVIQGMPIQNSLTMLSQVEGLSPAVSLQPALQPQLGGVPSSSSSSTGAATMAQGQPGECVTVLGSSTDQAAHPTQQHAAQSSILAMQPGSSVSTITTVPSSSPSMSVSTSSSVTAVGLVPHQAQHSPGRLLFTNQGSSMILSQESLQMFLQQEQHHQSENESTPSVGVPASVIVSSNSVTAPVPAVHDSQLTDSWVGQCHSPPPGPSHMTAVVKQVPSGHQQSLKIQGMSPALSAHATLPLVADSPQPFQSPLTLTQQIQSPHHQQHPRPPSQPQPQSQTPSRSCTPSNHPQLFIVHNQMAESPQTAQQGQPQQTHIQVQLQPQPRPASQPATYQQDMPPMSQSPKPPPTPPAQHQFTVIPISTSATAAVKAQVPIQGLTAEQQHHLQLIGAQLQTLSTITQPSLQQKQLLEKLHQVQHNILLQAKQSTQPQVTSQFSSQQDVPVDKVVIAPSANTGPPAQLLSVLQPTPMLVKTPVTASSDLQVFSGAQGPAGAMLNQTVIPASLTQPVQVQPKPGVISSVGGITLGKGMQIQVLGASLTQMPAPQPPVPVQTQTTTMKMPFSAEPSKEARMLEQLRKQQGSVLHPNYSAPFHSVEDTLHRLLPYHLYQGTANSSQDYQRVDDEFETVSSHLLKRTQAMLDKYRYLLFAESKRLGPSAEMVMIDRMFIQEEKIALSQDRILAKERPEEFVANARMLGSGVSSQHTSSSEATSFSGGVPAAVPAPPPAAPAPAPLPNIAPNPPSAPAPALVPAPAPAPPSTNPFPPTKLVIKQGGGGASVSWSSSCPPAAASRLAEPTSQSSSFSRAPTASSSSSSSFNSTAADDDDALPQRTSKPPMKTYEARRRIGLKLKIKQDQTGFSKVVHNTALDPVHTPQPQQSSQSIPQPKTQPQFETAVPHPKSQPLSTPPSTVIRTQSPVCTASSASSVTTTTTQCNPPLRGNVAPNAAPSSSTSSSRTWSLSTSSSTQMNGTLDHSNVGRVKHNSASTATPSQTTCRLPLRKTYRENISPRVRPGVPGGGDESLSYPRPTPSPPRQEASPSPPSERTVIASVKVEKRGREASHTHAESSHETCRLGSAMQGLDEMDEVFNRGIKTAQHHHHVPQLLDREGAKERGEEHTDLETDVSKYKRVSGKNRHRAGGTFRMDPGPPSPESSFTRDSLLPAKRCKSDSPDMDNASFSSGSPPDDSLNEHLQCAIDSILNLQQEPSARGHHIKGGNSRSHQSQRPGGSAASSHRPSVPSSSSASSSSSLAQHPQVGGRGHNGSLVPQTQSR from the exons ATGGATGATGAAGATGGCAGGTGCCTTCTAGATGTAATTTG TGACCCAGAAGCTCTCAATGACTTTCTTCATGGATCTGAGACCCAT GGCCATGTTCCAGAGGTCCAGCCTGCAGTCCAGTTGTCGGCCAATGAGCCAGCAGGCCTACCCAGAGTCAGTGTTGACCTGGACTTCCTGGAGGATGATGACATCTTGGGAGGTTCCCCGGGTGGTGAAGGTGGGAGCAATGGGATTGGGACAAATCACGAGCCATGTGACATCCTGCAGCAGAGTTTGGCTGAAGCCAACATCACAGAGCAAAGCTTACAGGAGGCAGAGGCTGAGCTGGACCTGGGCTCCTTTGGCATTCCTGGCCTTACACAGGTGGTACAGACACTGCCTGATGCCAGCCTCTCTGGGGCTGGAGGCACTGCCGTTGGTGTAGGCGTTGGTGTTGGGGGAGCAGCAGCAATTTTCCCTGGGTCAGCCCCGAGCACCACGGCTACTCCTCACAATGCCACAGCTGACATGCTGGGCTCTGTGCTTGCTCAGCAGGGCCTTCAACTCCAACCCCAGGTCATGAACAAGACCATTAGTGTTCAGCCATTTATGCAGCCCATGGGCCTGGGAAATGTGACTCTTCAACCCATTTCAAGTCTCCAAACCCTTCCTAATGGGAGTCAGTCTGGACATTTGGGTATCGGACAGATTCAGGTTGTGGGTCAACCTACAGTCATGACTATCAATCAGTCTGGGCAGCCAATCCTGGCTAAAGCCATGGGTGGTTACCAGCTGCACCAGTCTGGGCCAGAGGTATCAGGTGCTGGTTCTCAGGCGGGAATTGGAGGCTCAGGGGGTGGACTTCTGATCCAAGGTAACAAAGCCACTTTGGGATCTCCAGCTTTAAATGGACCGGCTGTTTGTGTCAGCAGcacaaacagcagcagtggcGGTACAATGACTGCTCCTGCTGGGCTTCTTGGCTTTGGCAGCACCACTCTAAGTTCAGGAATGGGACCCCAGGTGCAAACTCAAGGGCAAATAATGCAGAACGTGATCATCCAGCGCACACCAACACCCATTCAGCCTAAACCCCCTCAGGGGGGAGCCATCCAGCCAAAACTcttcaaacagcagcagcagcacccacAGCCAGCACCCCAACCGTTGCAAAACGATGCCCACAAGGCTTTAGGACTGCAACAAATTCCAGTTTCTGCTGCTCAGAATGTAGCCTTCCTGACAGGAAAGCCAGGCTCAAATGTTGTCCTAAGTACTCAAGCAACAACACAAGGCCAACAGTTTCAGCAAACCATATTCAAGCAACAAGCAGCACAACCATCTGGCAAGCCCCTCAGTGTACACTTGTTAAACCAACAAGGCAGCATCGTTATTCCCTCTCAGACAGTTCTGCAAGGTCAGAATCACCAGTTTCTCCTGCCACAGCTACAGGCAGGTGGGCAGATCCTGACCCAGCACCCTGGTGGGCACATCATAACTAGTCAGGGACCTGGTGGACAGCTCATCGCAAACCAGATTTTAACTGCAAACCAGAACATCAACTTGGGTCAAATGTTGACTTCACAGGGCCATCCTGGAGCTGCCCACATCCTATCTGGATCCATTCAGCTCCAACCTGGCCAGATGGGCACACCCACCCTCTTTCAGATGCCGGTCTCATTGGCCCAGAGTCAAAGCCAGACACAGACCCACACTGTCTCAGGTCATGCCCAGACAGTCATACAGGGCATGCCGATCCAGAACTCCCTTACCATGCTTAGCCAGGTGGAGGGGCTGAGTCCTGCGGTCAGCCTTCAGCCAGCCCTGCAACCTCAGCTCGGTGGtgttcccagcagcagcagcagcagcacaggagCTGCAACCATGGCTCAAGGCCAGCCTGGAGAGTGTGTTACTGTGCTGGGTAGCTCCACAGACCAGGCTGCTCATCCCACTCAGCAGCATGCAGCGCAATCCTCTATCCTCGCCATGCAACCAGGTTCCTCTGTGTCCACTATTACCACAGTaccctcttcttctccgtcCATGTCTGTgtccacctcttcctctgtcaCAGCAGTGGGGCTGGTCCCCCATCAGGCTCAGCACAGTCCAGGGAGGTTACTGTTCACCAACCAGGGCTCCAGTATGATCCTGAGCCAGGAGTCTCTGCAGATGTTCTTGCAACAG GAGCAGCACCACCAATCAGAGAATGAGTCAACCCCCTCTGTGGGCGTACCTGCGTCTGTAATCGTCAGCAGCAACAGCGTCACTGCTCCGGTTCCTGCTGTCCATGACAGCCAATTAACTGACTCTTGGGTGGGTCAGTGCCACAGCCCTCCCCCTGGCCCCTCCCACATGACAGCTGTGGTAAAGCAG GTACCCAGTGGACATCAGCAGTCACTGAAGATCCAAGGCATGTCACCGGCATTGTCCGCTCATGCCACGTTACCCTTGGTGGCAGACAGCCCCCAGCCTTTCCAGTCTCCTCTCACTTTGACCCAGCAGATCCAGTCACCGCACCATCAACAGCATCCTCGTCCACCCTCTCAGCCTCAGCCGCAGTCTCAAACTCCCTCCCGCTCATGCACACCCTCAAATCATCCTCAGCTCTTTATTGTACATAACCAGATGGCAGAGTCCCCCCAAACCGCTCAGCAAGGCCAGCCgcagcagacacacattcaAGTTCAGCTTCAGCCTCAGCCACGACCGGCCTCACAGCCTGCCACTTATCAACAAGATATGCCTCCCATGTCACAGTCGCCCAAGCCTCCTCCTACACCACCTGCACAGCACCAGTTTACCGTTATTCCTATCAGCACTTCTGCCACTGCTGCAGTTAAAGCCCAGGTTCCCATCCAGGGCCtgacagcagagcagcagcaccacctgcAATTAATAGGAGCGCAACTTCAGACCCTGTCAACCATCACCCAGCCCTCACTTCAGCAGAAACAGCTGCTGGAGAAGCTACACCAG GTTCAGCATAACATCCTGCTGCAGGCCAAGCAGTCGACTCAGCCTCAAGTCACCAGTCAGTTCAGCTCCCAGCAAGACGTGCCTGTTGATAAAGTGGTGATTGCACCATCGGCCAACACTGGTCCACCTGCTCAGCTTCTCTCGGTGCTGCAGCCAACACCGATGCTCGTCAAAACACCTGTTACAG CATCAAGTGACTTACAGGTATTCTCAGGAGCCCAAGGGCCAGCTGGAGCAATGCTGAATCAGACTGTCATTCCTGCCAGCCTTACCCAGCCTGTACAG GTTCAGCCAAAGCCAGGGGTGATCAGCTCAGTTGGAGGGATAACTCTGGGGAAAGGAATGCAAATACAGGTGTTAGGAGCTAGTCTTACTCAAATGCCTGCTCCACAGCCTCCAGTTCCAGTCCAAACTCAG acaacaacaatgaaGATGCCTTTCAGTGCAGAGCCCAGCAAAGAGGCCAG GATGCTAGAACAGCTGAGGAAACAGCAGGGTTCAGTGCTTCACCCAAACTACAGTGCACCTTTCCACTCTGTTGAGGACACACTGCACAGACTGCTGCCTTACCATCTCTACCAGGGAACTGCCAACTCTTCTCAAGACTATCAAAGAG TGGATGATGAATTTGAGACTGTCTCCAGCCATCTGTTGAAAAGGACCCAGGCCATGCTGGATAAGTATCGCTACCTGCTCTTTGCCGAGTCAAAA AGACTTGGCCCCTCGGCAGAGATGGTGATGATAGACCGGATGTTCATTCAGGAGGAGAAGATTGCGTTGAGTCAGGACAGGATTTTGGCCAAGGAGAGACCAG AGGAGTTTGTGGCAAACGCACGCATGTTGGGGAGTGGAGTTTCATCTCAACATACATCTTCTTCTGAGGCCACGTCTTTCAGTGGAGGTGTACCGGCTGCTGTCCCTGCTCCACCACCTGCCGCTCCTGCCCCAGCCCCTCTCCCAAACATTGCCCCAAATCCTCCTTCTGCACCCGCCCCTGCTCTAGTTCCTGCCCCAGCTCCAGCACCTCCTTCCACCAACCCTTTCCCCCCTACCAAATTAGTAATAAAGCAGGGTGGGGGCGGAGCCTCTGTGTCCTGGTCCAGCAGctgtcctccagctgcagcGAGCAGGCTGGCTGAACCCACCAGCCAGAGTTCCTCCTTCAGTCGCGCTCCaacagcatcctcctcctcctcttcgtccttcAACTCTACGGCAGCCGATGATGACGACGCTCTCCCACAAAGAACCAGCAAACCGCCTATGAAGACCTACGAGGCTCGCAGGAGAATTGGCTTGAAGCTGAAAATCAAACAAGATCAAACAGGGTTCAGTAAGGTGGTCCACAACACTGCCTTAGACCCAGTGCACACACCACAACCTCAGCAGAGCAGCCAGTCCATACCCCAGCCTAAGACTCAGCCCCAGTTTGAAACTGCTGTACCGCACCCAAAGTCCCAACCTTTATCAACCCCTCCTTCTACAGTCATCAGAACTCAGTCTCCTGTATGCACTGCTTCTTCTGCCTCATCGGTCACCACAACAACCACTCAGTGTAACCCACCACTGAGAGGTAATGTTGCCCCCAATGCAGCCCCatcttcctctacctcttcctccCGCACATGGTCattgtccacctcctcctctactcaAATGAATGGGACATTGGATCACAGCAACGTGGGTAGggtcaaacacaactctgcctcCACTGCCACTCCCTCACAGACAACGTGCCGTCTCCCCCTTCGAAAAACCTACCGGGAAAACATAAGTCCCCGGGTGAGACCTGGTGTCCCAGGGGGAGGAGACGAAAGTTTGTCCTACCCGAGACCCACGCCGTCACCCCCCAGGCAGGAggcctccccctctcccccctcagAGCGGACAGTTATAGCCAGTGTGAAggtggagaaaagaggaagggaggcctcacacactcacgcagaGTCAAGCCACGAAACGTGCCGATTGGGGAGTGCAATGCAGGGGCTGGACGAAATGGACGAGGTGTTTAACCGTGGTATCAAAACTGCacaacaccatcatcatgtcCCACAGCTCCTAGACAGGGAAGGGGcaaaggagagaggggaggagcaCACAGACTTAGAAACAGACGTAAGTAAATACAAGAGGGTGAGTGGGAAAAATAGACATAGGGCAGGTGGGACATTCAGAATGGACCCTGGGCCTCCCTCTCCGGAGTCCTCCTTCACACGAGACTCTTTGCTTCCCGCGAAACGCTGCAAGTCAGACTCTCCCGACATGGATAACGCCAGCTTCTCCAGCGGCAGCCCTCCGGATGACTCTCTAAACGAGCACCTGCAGTGTGCCATTGATAGCATCCTAAACCTGCAGCAGGAGCCCTCTGCCCGCGGGCACCACATTAAAGGGGGCAACAGCAGGTCACACCAAAGCCAGCGCCCAGGGGGCTCGGCAGCATCATCCCACAGACCCTCAgtaccatcctcctcctctgcttcctcatcctcctccttggCCCAGCACCCTCAGGTCGGTGGCCGTGGCCACAATGGCAGCCTGGTTCCTCAGACTCAAAGCAGATAA